The genomic window GCGGGGCGCTCGGCTCAGGCTGCGAGGGCGAGGCGGTCGGGTCGTCGGTCTGCTCGGCGAGGGGCCCCAGGGCGCTGGGCGACGCGCCCGCGTCATCGGTGACGACCTCCGTGGGCTCGGCGTCGACGGTCTCGAGCTCGGAGGCGTCGACCTGCTCCTGGCCGGTCGGCTGCCCGGGAACCATCGCGAGGTTGAGGTCGGCGGGAAGCTCGCCGGACGGGCTGATGATGCTCGCCTGGACGGCGTCGGCGCCGCCCGTGACGAACTCGTCGGTGCCCTGGAGCCCGGTGCCGTCGTCGCGGCCGGCGTCCGAGGCCTGGTTGAGGTACCAGGAGGACCAGACGCCGTCCTCCCGGACGCGCAGGTAGATCTGCGTCCCGGTGGGGAGCTCGGCGGATCCCTTCCAGCTGAACCCGGCGATGAGGAAGTCATCGACGGCGATGGGCTTGGTGAGGAGGGTCGCGTCCTTCTCCGGGTCCACCGGGGCGGTGGACGCCGCGAGGAGCGTCGTGCGTCCGGGGGCCACGCCGCTGCCACCGGAGGTGGCGGCAGGAGCGTCGGACGGGGCAGCGCTCGGCTGGGAGGTGCGCGCTGCCTCATCGAGTCCCGCCTCGGCGACGGCGGTGCCGTCACCCGCCGCGGTCGTGAGCTGGAGGAGCTGGGTGGGTGCTTTCGCCTCGGCCGGGTCGGCAGCGGTGGCGGTCGACGCGGGCGCGAGCCCGACGACGAGGAGCGGCACCGCGGCGACGAGGCCGAGGAGTCGGGAAGCCGACATGGGGGTCCTTTCGGCAAGTTTTCCTGGCTGATTCCTGCGAGACGGCTGTGCAGCATGAGGCACATGTGACTCGTGGGAACTGCGTTGCAGGGTACCGGCTCCCCTCCAGATGACAACGGTGTGATGCCCCAGGTCACACGATTTCACCCGACCAGAGGCGACTCGGGTCTCCCGACCCCGCGCGGTCGGGCACCCCCTGCGGCCGGCGACTCTCAGAAGACCTTGCCCACCAGCACGGTGTCACCCGGACGCCCGTAACCGACGGAGGTCTCGGCGGCACCGGACGACAGCGTGTGACGCATCAGGTAGGTGTTGCCCCGTCTCAGGACGAGGAGGTCGGTCCTGACCCCGGTCGGAGCCAAGATGGTGAGAGCGTGAGGTCCGGCGTCCAAGGTGACGACGAGCGCTCCGAGAGACGCGGTCACGCCGCTCGTACCCACCGCACGGGTCTGACCATCGACGAGCACGCCGGTCGCGCCGCCCGCCCCATCGACGCTGAGCGTGGCACGGACGCCTGCAGGCACCTCGGTCGACACCTGCCACGACCGAGTGACGCCGTCATCTGCGCCCGTGGCGCTCGTGGTCACAGCACCGCGCGCCGTCGAGGTCATCCCCGTCGCCGACATCCCGGGATCGACCGCCACGCCGACGGCGACGGCCCCACCGCCCGCGCCGGTCTCACGGGCACCAGCGACCTGCTGGAGCACCGCTACGGCGCCACCGGCCCCCCCCACGGGTGGGAGAAGGTCGTGTTCGGCTTCGAGGACACCGTCCAGGCCTCGGGCGCGATCGTCGCCTTGAGCGACAAGAGCACGTGAGAGTAGGTCCTCACGTCCGCCGCCTCCGTCCGGGTGAGGACGGCATTGGCCAGGTCCCCGTTCCCGGAGCGGTAGAGGCCGCGGTAGAAGAAGAACGCCATGTAGATGCTCCCGGCGGTCTGAGCCCCTGCCCGACGGGCTGGAGCCACGAGGGACCGCACCATGGCGTCGTCCGCGTAGACCCCGTAGGCGAGGGCGACGTAGGCGTTCTGGGCGACCGCGTGGGACACGGGGGTTCTGCTCGCCGTGAGCCCGTCGACGTAGACGCCGCGCTTCGCGTCGTGGAGCCTGGCGATGACGCTGGCCTTGAGCGAGGCCGCTCGGGCGCGGTACGTCGCAGCGTCACCGGCGACCCCGGCCGCCGAGGCGAGACCGCCGAGGGCCTCGTAGGCGGCGACGGCGAAGACGGTGACGACCGTCTTGTACCGGGTGCCGTCGACGTCGTACCCGGGGAGCTCAGAGCGGGGCCAGTCGACGAGGTCCGTCGTGCCCGTGGACGCCACGAGCCCGCTCGTCCGGTCGAGGGCGACCGTCGCCTCGACCTGCGACCTGACCCGGGTGCAGACGCTCCTGACGTAGGAGGCGTCACCGGCGCGGAGGTAGTCGTCGCGCACACCGATCGCCGTCATGAGCCGGTACTCGGTGTACTGGGAGGGGTTGGCCAGGAGCCAGCGCCACGTCGCCCGGACCGACATCTCGTCGCCGCCGAGGGCGTAGACGAGGGGCTGGACAACCAGCAGGTCCCCCTCGTACGGCCGGCGCTCGCGAGTCACCGAGTCGTCGATGGAGTCCGAGGCCGTCGCGGCGACGGAGGTCCTTCCGAGCTCGACGACGTCCTGCAGCAGGGACGAGCTCGAGGTGAGGGAGCCCGTGAGCCCGGTGGGGATCGACGTCTGGAGCGCACTCACCCGGGAGGCCGTCAACGTGCCCGGGTAGTTGGAGATGGTGACGTACCAGAAGCCCTTGAGCGAGAACCCGCTGAAGGTGACGTCGGTGCCCCGGAAGGTCCAGGTCTCGTCGTAGTGGTTCCCGGTCCGCATCGAGGAGACGGCCTTGCCCCCGCTCAGCTCCTCGCCGAGGTGGACGCGCACGGCCGTGCGCGTCGACGCCGTCGCCGTGAGGCGGACGTCACCGATCACCTCCTTGGCGAAGGCGACGGTCCAGGAGCCATCAGCGTTCCGAGTGACCGAGCTCGGAGCCACCGCGGTGCGCACGGCGCTGCCGGCCAGGGCGGGCGTGAGCGTCCACCCCGCCGGCATGGCCACGAGAGCCGGCGTCGCCCATCCGGTCGTGCCGGAGAGGGCTGAGGCGTCCTGCCAGCCGTAGGGGAACTTCGTCGTGTCCACGTTCTGCGCCAGCTCGGTGTAGTAGCCCGTCCCGATGGAGGTCCCGGAGGTGCCGTAGACGACCTCGTCCATGGCGGCGATCTGCGTGCGGGTCCTGTCCGCCGCGGAGTTGTAGAGGATCGAGCTGCTGCCGTCGGCGTAGAAGGCGGTGAGCTGGACGAGGACGCCGGAGGTCGCAGCCTGCGAGTAGGAGAAGAGACCGACGACGTTGAGGTCGACCTTCATGGCGCTCGTGACGTCGTAGGCGTTGTAGCTCACGGCGTTCCTGGCACGCCGCTCGGGCCCGACGCCGACCTCCGTACCGTTGACGTAGACGTTGAAGACGTGGCGGCGCGACGCCTCGGTATCCAGCGCCGTGGCCGTGAGGACGACCTTCTCGGGCGCGCTCGGCACCGTGACCTTCGCGCGCATGAGGTTGGAGACACTGGTCGTCGGCGTCCACACGAGGGACGTCGAGCGCAGCTGGGAACCGACGGCGGTGACGAAGGGGGCCCGCACGGACACGCGGGAGGTACCGGACGAGTCCGTGGAGGTGACGCGCCAGTAGTAGAGCCGGTTGTCCTCGAGTGCGGCGGCGAGGGCCGGAGCCGTGACCGAGGTCTGGGCGTCGGAGCGGATGGTGCCCGTCGTGGCGACCGGCGTGGCGGAGTCCTTGCGCTGGAAGACGTCGATCCGGTAGGAGCTCTGCGCGTGACTGAGCGACCAGCTGAAGGTGAGGGCGCTCCTGTCAGCCGCCGTGGCGTAGTCCAGGTGGTTCACCTTGAGACCGGTCGGACCGCCCGTCGTCGTGTCCGCCGGGGCGGGGGCCGCGGCGGCGAGGCGACGGACGTTGGCGGCGCCGGTCGGGGCGGCGGTGGCCGTCTCCACGGGCCCCGGTGACGCCTGCTCCACCGGAGCGATGACGTCCGGTGCCGTCGAGGCACCGGCCTCGGCCTGCTCCTGCTCGAGCCGCGCCGTGTCATCCTCGGCAGCGGCGGCAGCGGGGGACGGAGCGACGCCGGGCACGACGCCCGCGCCGAGGAGTGCGAGGACGAGGGCGAGCAGGACGACGCGGACGCGCGAGCCGAGGGAGGGGAGCACGCCAGCGCTCTAGGAAGTCGGTGACCAGAAGCATCGGGGTCGAGACAGGATCGTGATGTATCCAGGCGCACACCTCCCCCTTTGCCCACGTGGCAGAATGCGAGCGGAACTATCACGCAACGCCTCCAGGGAGCCCCGTACCCATGAACGTCCTCATCACCGGCGGCGCCGGCTTCATCGGCGCCAACTTCGTCCACCAGACCCTCGTGCGCCACCCCGACGCCAAGGTCACGGTCCTCGACAAGCTCACCTACGCGGGCAACAAGGGCTCCCTGGCGGACCTCGGAGACAAGGTCGAGCTCGTCGTCGGTGACATCGCCGACGCCGACGTCGTCGACCCGCTCGTGGCCGAGGCCGACGTCGTGGTCCACTTCGCCGCCGAGTCCCACAACGACAACTCGCTGCGCGACCCGTCCCCCTTCATCCAGACGAACCTCGTCGGCACCTTCACGCTCCTCGAGGCCGTGCGCCGCCACCAGGTCCGCTTCCACCACATCTCCACCGATGAGGTCTACGGCGACCTCGAGCTCGACGACCCGGCCAAGTTCACGCCGACGACGCCCTACAACCCCTCCTCCCCGTACTCCTCCTCCAAGGCCGGCTCCGACCTCCTCGTACGCGCCTGGGTCCGCTCCTTCGGCGTGGAGGCCACCATCTCGAACTGCTCGAACAACTACGGCCCCTACCAGCACATCGAGAAGTTCATCCCCCGTCAGATCACCAACCTCATCGACGGGGTCAAGCCGAAGCTCTACGGTGCGGGTGAGAACGTGCGCGACTGGATCCACGTCCTGGACCACAACGACGCCGTGTGGGACATCATCGAGAAGGGGCGCGTCGGCGAGACCTACCTCATCGGCGCCAACGGCGAGAAGAACAACAAGGAGGTCGTCGAGCTCATCCTCGAGCTCATGGGTTACGACAGCTCCGACTACGAGCACGTCAGCGACCGCCCCGGCCACGACATGCGCTACGCCATCGACAACACCAAGCTCGTCGAGGAGCTCGGCTGGGCGCCGAAGTACACCGACTTCCGCTCCGGCCTCCAGGCGACGATCGACTGGTACAAGGACAACGAGGCCTGGTGGCGCCCGCTCAAGGCGGAGGTCGAGGCCAAGTACGCCGCCCAGGGTCAGTGAGGCTCCTCATGCCGTAACCGCTGGCTGCGGGCACCGGCTCTCGGAGCGTCCGCGACCTGTGTCATCCGGTGCTCACGGGGCTCCGCCCCGCCATGGCGGCGGCACGTGCCGCCGCCATGGCGCTGGCCCACGGAGGGCACGGCAGGCGGAGTCCTCAGGAGGTAGCCCCGTGCATGTCGCTCTTGATCTGGGTCGTTGAGACCTCCGGCGTTCGCGGCAGGTAGACGACCTCGCACAGCCCCTCCAGCTGCTCGTCGAAGCGCCCCTTCCAGTCGTCACCGATGACGAAGACGTCGATGTCGTACTTCTTGACGTCCTCGGTCTTCTGCTCCCAGGTGTCCTCCGGGATCACGAGATCCACGTAACGGATCGCCTCCAGCATGGTACGCCGCTCGTCATAGGAGAAGTACGCCTGCTTGCCCTTGCCCGCGTTGAACTCGTCCGAGGAGAGCGCCACGAGCAGGTAGTCGCCCAGTGCTCGTGCTCGTCGTAGCAGCTCAATGTGGCCGTAATGCAGCAGGTCGAAGGTGCCGTACGTGATCACGCGCTTCATCTGACCTCGCTCATCGGGAGAGGGAATGCCCGGACGGGCCTCAGTCGCTCTGTCGGGCTGGAGAGCCGGGCGAGAGTCATCCTAGACCACGCCCCGCCCTCATTCGCCTGGGCTTCGGGGCTGTGACACGCGGGCGCCCGCTCCCCTGGCAGGCCCCGCTCGCCACCGCCCGGCCTCAGCAGCCGGTGATCCGCCAGAGCGTGGCGGTGCCGCCCCGCCCCGATGACGCTGAGTCGATCCGTTCGAGGTACCGCTGCGGCAGGCGGTCGAGGGGCTCGCCCCACAGCGCCTGGCGCCCGCCCCCGGTCGTGCCGTCCTGGACGACGTCGTCGGAGTAGTAGTAGAGGGCTCCTCGCTCACGCAGGATCTCGCACACGCGCGGGTTCGTCCCGATCTCGTCGAGGTGCTCACCGAGCCAGCGCAGGTCCCCCTCGGGCGGCTTGGGCCGGGAGGGGTAGAGCACCTCCACCCCGCCGACGCTCCACAGGTACGCGGACCCGTTGGAGGGGTCGCCGACGACGACGGCGTCCGCCGGCAGCCGTGAGGCCGCGCGACCGATGAGGGCGAGCTCCTCGCCGCCGAGCATGGCGCCGTAGGAGACCCGGTCGGGCACGTGGACGGCCTGAAGGACCTCGGCCTTGAGGGGGGCGCGCCAGGCCGGGGCGAGGACGAGTGAGGCCAGCAGGATCGTGGCCGGGACGTGGTGGCGGGCCAGGGCACGCAGGCCGGTGGCCGGTCCCCTACCGCGCGACGCCCGCCCGCCGGCACCCGGGGCGCCCGCTCCGTCGGCGTCGCCGCCGGCCCCGGCGCCGGCCCCAGCGGCGCCGGCACCCCGCGCGGCGGCGCCGGCCGCGCTCCCCCAGCGCCGGCGGGCCTCGGCGACGCCGAAGGTCGCCAGGACGAGCATCCCGATGGTCGCCAGCGGCATGATGCGGGCGCGCTGGGTGTACCAGGGGCCGGCGAGCCCCCGCAGGGGCCAGGCGGGCCCGGAGGCGAGGAGCAGGAGGGCGAGCGCGATCCCTGTCGCGACCACCCAGCGTCGGCTCCCCGGCGCCCGCCAGGCGGCGACGGCCCCGAGGACGGCGAGCACCGCCAGGAGGAGGTTGCCGGGCACCCACGGGGTGAAGGTCGCGAGCAGCGGGTGGTCGGACACGACGGCCCAGAGCGTCTCCGCCATGTTGGCGCCGCCACGCGGGTAGCGCAGCACGGACAGCAGCGGGACCCGCATCACCCAGGCCCCGGCGACGACGAGGAGGACTCCCGCCACCGCTGCCGTGAGCATCGAGGCCCGGGCCGCGCCGCCGCGGCCCCACGCGCGCCGCAGGGGCGCCGTGCCGGCCGCGAGCGCCACGGGCCCGGCGAGGACGAGGAGGTTGAAGACAGCGGCCCCGTGAGCGACGAGCACGCCCAGGCAGGCCAGCGCCCCGACGCCGAGCGCCGTCGTCCGGGCGAGAGCACCGACGCGCCCCGCGGTGGCGGCGCGCACCACGAGGGCGAGCGCACCAGGCAGCACGGCGAGGCTGAGCGCGTAGGGCCAGGTGCTCGTCAGCAGGAGCAGGACCCCGATGACGGAGCCGGACAGGGCGGTGCCGACCGCCAGGACAGCACCGTCGGCGCCGTCAGCACCGTCGGCGCCGTCAGCACCCTCGGCGCCGTCAGCACCCTCGGCACCGTCAGTACCCTCGGCACCTGCGTCGGGCAGCGAGCGGGCAGTGACCTCGCGGAGCAGCGCCGCGACCCCCAGCGGCCAGACGAGGGCGGCGAGGAGCAGCACCATGACGTTGGCGCCGGCCACCACGGAGCCGGGCAGGAGCGCCGTGAGGGCGTGCCAGCCCGTCGGGTAGTAGACGGCGTGGCCGTCGTAGAGGGAGGCCAGTCCGCCGAGCGGTGAAGCGTCTCCCTCGGCGCGGACGAAGGCGGTCGCCGAGAGGTGGAAGACGGCGTCGGAGGCCTGGGCTGGCGACTCGGGGCCGTGCGTGCCGATGATGACGGGCACGGCGGTGAGGAGCCCCGCGAGGAGGACGGCGCACGTGAGTCGTCGCCGCGCGCGTGCGCTGAGCGGCGTGGCGTCCAGGAGGGTGCGGGTCGCCGCCTCCGAGGCCACCTTCTCTCCGGCGGCGCGGCTGCGCGACCGCCACGGCCGTACCAGCGCGAGACCGAGCAGGACGAGCGCCGCCCAGCACCAGGCCGCGGCGCCCGTGGTGAGCACCGCGCGGTCCCAGCGCTCCCCCACGGCGTGCGCGAGGACGGTGGCGGGGCCGACGGCGGCCAGGAGCAGGGCGGGCGCGGCGCCGAGCGCGCTCACCCCGCGCAGCCCCCAGGACCGCGCGAGCAGCCAGCCGGGCCCCAGCAGGAGCGCGGCGCAGGCGAGGACGGTCGGCAGCGCCGACCACCAGGACCCGTTCATGGGCGGTGCGGACAGGCCGGGGGCGTGGACGCAGAGGTCAGCCGCGGGTGGGGCGTGGGCTCACTCGCCTCCGCCGATGACCAGGCGCGGGGTGCCGGCCCACAGGGCGGGGTCGGTGACGCGGCGGCCGTCGAGGAGGAGTCGCACGCCGGGCAGCTGGGCCGGGGTGAGGTCGCGGTACTCGGGGTGGTCTGCCTGGACGATGGCGAGGTCGACGGCCTCACCGAGGTGGTACGGGGTCCACCCGAAGCCAGCGAGCTCCTCGTCGGTGTACATCGGATCCTGGACGAGGACCTCGGCGCCCTTGGCGCGCAGCGCGTCAACGGTCGGGAAGACGCCGGAGAAGGCGGTCTCCTTGACCTTCCCGCGGTAGGAGGCGCCCAGCACGACGACGCGCAGGCCCGTGAGGTCCCCGAGGACCTCCTCGGCGCGGCCGACGACGTAGTCGGGCATCGTCGCGTTGAACGTGCGGGCGGTGCGGACGACGGAGGCGTCGGGGTCCGTGGACAGGTACAGGCGCGGGTAGACCGGGATGCAGTGGCCGCCCACCGCGATGCCGGGGCGGTGGATGTGGGAGTAGGGCTGCGAGTTGCAGGCGTCGATGACCTTCTCGATGTCGAAGCCGGCCCCGTCCGCGTAGACGGCGAACTGGTTCGCCAGCCCGATGTTGACGTCGCGGTAGGTGGTCTCGGCGAGCTTGGCCATCTCGGCCGCCTCAGCCGTGCCCATGTCCCACACGCCGTTGGGGCGCGGCAGGTCGGGGCGCTCGTCGAAGTCGAGGACCTGCTCGTAGAAGGCGACGCCGGCCTGCGTGCCGGCCTCGTCGAGGCCGCCGACGAGCTTGGGGTAGCGGCGCAGGTCCGCGAAGACGCGGCCGGTCAGGACGCGCTCGGGGCTGAAGACGAGGTGGAAGTCGGTCCCCTCC from Actinomyces radicidentis includes these protein-coding regions:
- a CDS encoding DUF6541 family protein — its product is MNGSWWSALPTVLACAALLLGPGWLLARSWGLRGVSALGAAPALLLAAVGPATVLAHAVGERWDRAVLTTGAAAWCWAALVLLGLALVRPWRSRSRAAGEKVASEAATRTLLDATPLSARARRRLTCAVLLAGLLTAVPVIIGTHGPESPAQASDAVFHLSATAFVRAEGDASPLGGLASLYDGHAVYYPTGWHALTALLPGSVVAGANVMVLLLAALVWPLGVAALLREVTARSLPDAGAEGTDGAEGADGAEGADGADGADGADGAVLAVGTALSGSVIGVLLLLTSTWPYALSLAVLPGALALVVRAATAGRVGALARTTALGVGALACLGVLVAHGAAVFNLLVLAGPVALAAGTAPLRRAWGRGGAARASMLTAAVAGVLLVVAGAWVMRVPLLSVLRYPRGGANMAETLWAVVSDHPLLATFTPWVPGNLLLAVLAVLGAVAAWRAPGSRRWVVATGIALALLLLASGPAWPLRGLAGPWYTQRARIMPLATIGMLVLATFGVAEARRRWGSAAGAAARGAGAAGAGAGAGGDADGAGAPGAGGRASRGRGPATGLRALARHHVPATILLASLVLAPAWRAPLKAEVLQAVHVPDRVSYGAMLGGEELALIGRAASRLPADAVVVGDPSNGSAYLWSVGGVEVLYPSRPKPPEGDLRWLGEHLDEIGTNPRVCEILRERGALYYYSDDVVQDGTTGGGRQALWGEPLDRLPQRYLERIDSASSGRGGTATLWRITGC
- the rfbB gene encoding dTDP-glucose 4,6-dehydratase, translating into MNVLITGGAGFIGANFVHQTLVRHPDAKVTVLDKLTYAGNKGSLADLGDKVELVVGDIADADVVDPLVAEADVVVHFAAESHNDNSLRDPSPFIQTNLVGTFTLLEAVRRHQVRFHHISTDEVYGDLELDDPAKFTPTTPYNPSSPYSSSKAGSDLLVRAWVRSFGVEATISNCSNNYGPYQHIEKFIPRQITNLIDGVKPKLYGAGENVRDWIHVLDHNDAVWDIIEKGRVGETYLIGANGEKNNKEVVELILELMGYDSSDYEHVSDRPGHDMRYAIDNTKLVEELGWAPKYTDFRSGLQATIDWYKDNEAWWRPLKAEVEAKYAAQGQ
- a CDS encoding family 78 glycoside hydrolase catalytic domain, with the translated sequence MLPSLGSRVRVVLLALVLALLGAGVVPGVAPSPAAAAAEDDTARLEQEQAEAGASTAPDVIAPVEQASPGPVETATAAPTGAANVRRLAAAAPAPADTTTGGPTGLKVNHLDYATAADRSALTFSWSLSHAQSSYRIDVFQRKDSATPVATTGTIRSDAQTSVTAPALAAALEDNRLYYWRVTSTDSSGTSRVSVRAPFVTAVGSQLRSTSLVWTPTTSVSNLMRAKVTVPSAPEKVVLTATALDTEASRRHVFNVYVNGTEVGVGPERRARNAVSYNAYDVTSAMKVDLNVVGLFSYSQAATSGVLVQLTAFYADGSSSILYNSAADRTRTQIAAMDEVVYGTSGTSIGTGYYTELAQNVDTTKFPYGWQDASALSGTTGWATPALVAMPAGWTLTPALAGSAVRTAVAPSSVTRNADGSWTVAFAKEVIGDVRLTATASTRTAVRVHLGEELSGGKAVSSMRTGNHYDETWTFRGTDVTFSGFSLKGFWYVTISNYPGTLTASRVSALQTSIPTGLTGSLTSSSSLLQDVVELGRTSVAATASDSIDDSVTRERRPYEGDLLVVQPLVYALGGDEMSVRATWRWLLANPSQYTEYRLMTAIGVRDDYLRAGDASYVRSVCTRVRSQVEATVALDRTSGLVASTGTTDLVDWPRSELPGYDVDGTRYKTVVTVFAVAAYEALGGLASAAGVAGDAATYRARAASLKASVIARLHDAKRGVYVDGLTASRTPVSHAVAQNAYVALAYGVYADDAMVRSLVAPARRAGAQTAGSIYMAFFFYRGLYRSGNGDLANAVLTRTEAADVRTYSHVLLSLKATIAPEAWTVSSKPNTTFSHPWGGPVAP
- a CDS encoding nucleotide sugar dehydrogenase, whose product is MRIAVVALGKIGLPLAVQYAEKGHEVIGVDVNPRTVEAVNAGREPFPGEAHLAEKLERLVPAGALRATTDYAEAVPGADAVVLVVPLFVNDETWEPDFALMDAATRSLAENLTPSTLISYETTLPVGTTRNRWKPLIEEISGLKEGTDFHLVFSPERVLTGRVFADLRRYPKLVGGLDEAGTQAGVAFYEQVLDFDERPDLPRPNGVWDMGTAEAAEMAKLAETTYRDVNIGLANQFAVYADGAGFDIEKVIDACNSQPYSHIHRPGIAVGGHCIPVYPRLYLSTDPDASVVRTARTFNATMPDYVVGRAEEVLGDLTGLRVVVLGASYRGKVKETAFSGVFPTVDALRAKGAEVLVQDPMYTDEELAGFGWTPYHLGEAVDLAIVQADHPEYRDLTPAQLPGVRLLLDGRRVTDPALWAGTPRLVIGGGE
- the tagD gene encoding glycerol-3-phosphate cytidylyltransferase, with product MKRVITYGTFDLLHYGHIELLRRARALGDYLLVALSSDEFNAGKGKQAYFSYDERRTMLEAIRYVDLVIPEDTWEQKTEDVKKYDIDVFVIGDDWKGRFDEQLEGLCEVVYLPRTPEVSTTQIKSDMHGATS